DNA from Sphingomonas psychrotolerans:
GATGAAAGCGGGCCAATGCCGCCCGAGGGATCTGAATGAGTCCTGCCGCGCGACCAGCACGACCAAAACCCCGATCGCTACGAGGCGGACGAGAAGCGTGGACAGAACCTCGAGGCGCGCAGCGCCACCAAGGATGAGGGCTACGGCGAGCAGCCCTCCGGCAATGGGTCCGAATTCAAGTCCGGATTTTGTATCGGCGGATTTCGACATGGTTCCTCTTCCCACCTGACAGTCGCAATCCGCCGCGCAGCCGATCATGGCTTGGCGACGGTTAGCAGTTTTCGCATGGGGATTTCGCGCGACCGGAATAGGTCCGTGAATTCCGACAGGTGCGTGTCGCGAGTCGATAGTTGATCTCGCAATAAGGGCAAAGCGCTAATCTGCGCTGTTCGTCGCGCGCTTATTTGGCAGGGGAAGGCTCGAAGCCGAAGAGCGCGATGGTAACAGACAGACCGCGCGGGATACGACGCATCTGGTCCGTCGGATTGTGTGCCTGCACCACGACATGCCCGTCGCGGCCCACAGACGCGCTGAAGATCAGCGCCTCCAGTGCGTGGTCGGGCGTGGCGATCGCAACACAGGGCCCATTCGGGGCAGTCAGCGATACGGTCGCGACAGAGGCTGCGGCGCGCGCAGGAATCGCGATGTCTCGAGCGATCAGGGTTTGCGCGCCGTCGATGGCGTGGAGCGCCGCGGTCTTATTTCCCGGCGGGGAGAGTGCCAAGGACATGCCTGCGATCCGCTCGCCATGCGTCTCAGCGCCCAAGGTCGATCGGCTAAATCTCTGTTTGCGGCTGGTGATGCGCGTTCGCGGGGACGCGATGTCGCTATCTTCCACAACCACACTCTGGCCGACGCCCCCGGTTGCGACGAAGGCGTCGCTTGGGGACGCGCCGGTGACCTGACGGAGCGTCGTACTCGACCAGTCCGCTCCGACGTCGATCCCGCCGGTGCCCGACATGAAACAACCGTCTATCGTGGCGTCGCATTGCGACATGCGGAGCAACGGGATCTGCGGCGCCCCCTCGCCATAGAGCATCTCTATGCGCAAAGGTCGGATTTTCTTGAGGAGAGCCTGTTCGGTTGTACCGCGGGCGTTCTGGATCGCGGTTCCGCGGCCGATGAACAGGTTTGCCGACTTCTTCGGGGGATCGATGCAGAGATTGCGCCGATTGTCCGCGATCATGCAGCCCTCGATGCTACCGTCGTTGAAATAGCCGCTGTCGCTATCGGCGGTGAAGTCTGCGCCGTCGTAGAGGAGGCCTTCGCCGCCTGCCGACAGGATGCTGTCGCGGAGCGACCATTGATAGCAATTTGAAATCAGGATATTGGTCTCGAAGCCGTGAATGCGAACGCCCTCGACGCGCATATGGCCACTGAAGGTCGCGCGCTTGTCGGCGCGCAGCGCGAGCCCGGCGGTGGGCGCGGTGCCGCGGGCCATGAGCGTCAGGTCGGCGATCAGGCGATAACTGCCGAGCGTGAAAACCGGACCGTGATGGCCGACAACGTCGCAAAGGAGCGTCGACGATAGCAAACCTGCGCCACGCATATCGCAATCCAGGGTCAGGCTTCCACGCCCGGCGGGGCGAAGCAGAAAGCTTCCACTCGTAATCATCAGCACCGCCCCATGGCGGGTGCAATGCGCTATCGCGGCCTTGAAGGCCGGCCAAGTGTCCGTCTGACCGTCGGCGACGGCACCGAACATCTCGGGCGTGGGGAAGGCCTCCGCAAGTCGAAAAAGTCGTTTGCCCGCGCGAAACACCGACGCCGGGCGGGTCGCGAGGGCATCGTCATCCAGCGCGGGGTCGGCAATGTACATCGCGGATCCCAGCCCGGCCCGCGCGAAGCCGGCGGTGCGCACAGCCTGTACGCCTGCCGCTAATGCAACCTCTTGGCCCAGAGGAAAGGTCGACAGCGTCGGGATCAGGCCTTCGATGATCTGGACCGGCGGCGCCGGCTCCGGAGGTCTGGACGCGCCGATAGCGGCCAGCGGCGCGCCAATGCCGGCGAGAGCGAGTAATCCGGCACGGCGCGAGACCATTAACCGCCGCAATTCGTCTGAGATATCGGACATTCGTTACTCACCTCGACGATGGATCGCGGCGGCGATCGTAGGCGGTCACCCGTCGATCAGCGACCGCAAATAGGTCCCATAGCCGCTGTTGCGGTATCGCGCAGCGGCAGCCGCGACTTGTTCCGCATCGATCCATCCTGCCCGATAGGAAATCTCCTCCAGGCAGCCGACCTGCAGCCCCTGTCGTGCCTCGAGCATGGCGATGAACTGGCCCGCTGCGAGCAAGCTCTCAGGCGTCCCGGTGTCGAGCCACGCATAGCCCCGCCCCAACGTCTCGACATGCAGTCGGCCCTGAGCGAGATAATGCGCGATCACGGATGTGATCTCCAGCTCGCCGCGCGGAGAGGGCTTCACCGCGGCGGCGACGTCGGGCACGTCGGAGGGGAAGAAATACAGACCCGTCGCTGCGAAATTGCTCTTCGGGACCGTGGGCTTCTCTTCGATGCTGATGACCTTGTTATCGGCATCGAACTCGACCACGCCATATTGGCTGGGCTCAGCGACATGATAGGCAAATATCGATGCCGCGTCGCGCCTTCCATCTGATCGCTGGCCCATCTCCTGAAGGTTGTCGCCATAGAAGATGTTGTCGCCAAGGATCAGCGCCGCGGGAGCGCCATTGAGGAACTCACGTCCCAGAATGAAGGCCTGCGCCAATCCATCGGGGCGCGGTTGCGCGACATACTCGATCCGTATCCCCAGCGCGGAGCCATTTCCAAGCAGGGCACGAAAGCTGGGGAGCTGATCCGGGGTGGAGATGATCAAGATCTCGCTCAGGCCAGACAGCATCAGCACGCTGAGCGGATAGAAGATCATGGGCTTGTCGTAGACGGGAAGCAGTTGCTTCGACACCGTCAGCGTAAGAGGATGGAGCCTGCTGCCGGTGCCACCGGCAAGAATGATGCCCTTGCGCGTTTTCATGCGGGATTCTCGCCCTCTCTATATTGCTGGTCCAGCCAGGCCTCATGCGCTTCCGACCGCACCGCGTTTAGCCATTGCGAATTGGCCAGATACCACTCGATGGTGGCGCGGATGCCGCTTTCCACCGTGTGCCGGGGCGACCAGCCGAGTTGGCTGGTAATCTTGCGGTTGTCGATCGCGTAGCGTCGGTCGTGTCCGGGCCGATCCTTCACGAAGGTGATCAGTTCGGCATATGAGCCGGCTGCACGGGGCTGCAGTTCGTCAAGCGCGGTGCAGATCGCGCGCACCAGATCGATATTCGCGCGTTCGTTATTGCCGCCCACATTGTACGTCTCGCCAAGCGTACCGCTGGCAAGAACGCAACGAAGCGCGTCGCAATGGTCGGAGACGTGGAGCCAATCACGTACGTTCCGGCCATCGCCGTATATCGGAAGCGGCTTTTCGGCCAGCGCGTTGGTGATCACCAGAGGAATCAGCTTCTCTGGAAACTGGCGAGGTCCGTAGTTATTGGAGCATTGCGTGGTGAGGGTAGGCAGGCCGAAGCTATGGTGCCAGGCCCGGACGAAATGGTCCGACGCGGCCTTGCTCGCCGAATAGGGACTGTTCGGGCGATAGGCATTGCTTTCGCTGAACGCAGGTTCGTCCGCTGACAGGCTTCCATATACCTCGTCGGTGCTGACGTGCAGAAAGCGGAAACTGGCTGCCTCGTTCGACGGTAGCTGCCTGAAGAAAGTGAGAGCGCAACGGAGCAGGTTGAAAGTCCCGTCGATGTTCGTCCGCAGGAAGACGCCGGGATCGTCGAGACTGCGATCGACATGGCTCTCCGCGGCAAAATGGACCACCGCGCGCGGCCGATGCTCGACGAGAAGGTCAGACACCGCACGCTCGTCGCAGATGTCGGCGACGATCAGTTGATGGCGATCATCTCCGTCGATCGGCAGGAGCGACGCTCGCGAGCCAGCATAGGTAAGTTTGTCGAGGTTGACGATACGCTCGTCGCTCTGGGTCAGCCAGTCGAGGACGAAGTTGCTGCCAATGAAGCCGGCACCGCCGGTGACGAGAATGGTCATGCGCGCTCCACGCGATTGGTTTCAGGTAATGCCGTTCCCGATGGGGATGGCAAGAGGTGCCGTGTCGCCGCGATCGCCTCCTGCTAGCCCCAGCAGGATGTCGCGAAATTCGAAGCGGAAGAGACGCCGGGTCCAGGTGCGGCCTTCTGGCGACGAGGTGTCGGAAACCAACGTCCAGCCTGAAAGGCGCGAAAGGATACGCTGCCTGCTCAGCAGCCACAGCGGATAGCTCGCCGGATAGATGCGGCGGGGCACGACTTGCACCGCGGCCCGGTGGTCCGGGGCTTTGGTCACGGGCGTACGTTCCAGCAGAAGGTAGGCCGATGAAAGGCTGGCCAGCCGGTCGAGCAAGGCATCGGGATCATCGATATATTGCAGCACGCTGGAAAGCAGGATCACGTCGGGCTGCAACTGCGTGGTGGCCGCCTCTATCGTCTCCTCGAAACGGAGCGTCTCGTCGGCAAATTCCGCGGCGCCTATTCGCGCGAGCACGGGCTGCTCGACGATCGTCCATATCGCTCCTGCCGGCAGGAAGGGTCGGCAGCGACGGAAGCTGGTGCCCAACGCCCCGCCAAAGTCGAGAACGTGCAGGTGGCCACGCCTGCGCCATGCATCAAGTAAAATCGCGACAAGCGGAAACGGCGGAGGCATATCTCTGAGCAGCACTGCGTCCTGATCGATCAAAGCGGGGTCGTCGCGCGACGCCCTGGCGGCGCGCGCGACGTTGTCGATCAGGACGGGGTCGTCATACTGACCCGCATGTCGGCGCGCGGCGTTCCAGTCCGAAAAGGGGCCGACATAAGTGTTCGTTCCCGGATGCAGGACCCGAAGGAATTCGCTCGCCAGCGGAGGCAGGAGATCGCGGATGTTCATCGTCGCGCCTTGCGCCGCAACCAGCGTGCGGCGCGCCGCAGCGGGCTGGAGCGCAGGCTCTCTGCCATGGCGTGCCGCCCGACATCGGATTCCTCGATGGCGATGCCGCCGACAGGCAGTATCCCCTCGAAAAGCGCGGTGTCATACCGGTTTTGCTTGAGGCTATGCGTGCCGGACCCGTCATTGCCTATATTGTGAACGAGGCTCCGGCCCGGGTGCAGGGTCAGGCGGTCGGCGAGGAAGCAGGCTGCGTGCCACCGCACGGCCCAGGAATTGTTCCGCCCGGCGATCTGGTCACGGAGCATGGCGGTGAAAGGGTAGCTGCCGTCGAGGTCGAATGCGCGCGTCAGGCGACGCTCCTCCAGCTGCGCCAGAAGCTTCGAGCCATCGGGTTCATAAAGTGGCCATGCGCGGCGCCAGGTTGCCCAGCCCCAGCAATCGGCACCGCGGATGAAAAAGGTGTCAGGCAGCGCGCGGCGGGTCGGAAAGCGCCAGCCGTGGATGCTCGCGACCCGTTCCTCCTCGGCATATTCATCGAGGGCGTCGTTCATGTACCGCAGGAAATGTGGGGCAACCTGAAGATCATCCTCTACCACGATCACTCGATCTGAGCGCTCGAGCGCTTCTCCCACCCCGGCGACGACCGAACCGGCGAGCCCCATATTGGCGTCTCGCGAAACCGTGCGGACTTCGCGGAACCCGGTTGCCTTTGCTGCCGCCTCACGCACTGCGGCTACACCCGCTTCATCCTCGGAACCCCGCGCACCATCGCAATAAATCGTCAGAGACGATGCCGATGCCTCCGCATTACTTGCAAGTGACGCGAGCGTGCGTTGCAGGTGGTCCGCCCGTTTGAAAGCGAACAGAATGATATCGGCGGTCACGGTTTGCAAAAAATCCCCGGAAGGCGCGGGTGAGTAACCGACCGTTGGATGTGATACAAGGCCGCAGCCGACTCTGGCGCAGGCGCAGAAATTCGCCTACGGCGCCTCATCTCCTATTTCGCTAGAGTATGTTTCCCGATGATTGCCCGTAAATTGGTCTTCGGCTTTGATATCGTGCAGGCCGATGCAGACGAGCTTGCCCGGGCATTGCTGGACCAGGCGCAAGAGCGTCGCGGGACACGGGTCGTCTGCATCAATCCGCATTCGATAGAGACTGCCCAGAACGACGCCGAGTTCGATTCCGCGCTGCGTAATGCGGATGTCCGGCTTTGCGACGGCGTCGGCATTGTCGTCGCAGCAGGTCTCTTCTTGCGCCAGCGACTGAAGCGGCTTACCGGTCCGGCTCTTTTCACAGCCGTAAATACCGAACTGGGCCGTCGCGGCGGATCCGTGCTGCTTTTGGGTGGCGTCGGCGAATGGAACGAACGGTTGCTCGCCCAACTGGTCGAGCAGAACCCGGGGCTTCGCGCGACAGCCTACGCGCCCCCGTTCAAATCGCGCTTCGAGCCGGAAGACATCAACGCGATGCAGGACGAGATAGACCGTTGCAAGCCGGATGTCTTGTGGGTCGGGGTCGGATCGCCCAAACAGGAAAAGTTGATGGCGATGCTGGATGGTCCCAGTTTCGGGGTTGCGGGCGCAGTGGGGGCGGCCTTCGATTTCTCCTCGGGGCGCGTCAAACGCGCTCCCTCGATCGTTCGCAATCTCGGGTTGGAATGGGCCTATCGGCTCATGCAGCAGCCCCGGCGGCTCGGTGCCCGGACGTTCCGCTCCGCTCCGCGGTTCCTTGCTCTCGCGTACAAGCTGCGGGGAGCGCGAGAGTGAGGTCCACCATTGCGGTTGTGCTGACTGTCCACAATCGCCGTGACAAGACGGAGGCAATGCTCCGGACGCTCATCGAGCAGCCGAACTCCGCGTTTCCGCTGCACTTCTATATTACGGACGACGGTTCTAACGACGGGTCGGCGGAAGCGGTCCTCGCAGTGACCCCAAATGCCAAGATCTTGCCCGGGGATGGAAGCTTGTTCTGGGCGGGCGGGATGCGCCTCGCCCTCGATGCCGCCCGGCAAGACGGGCACGCCCTCTACTTGCTGGTAAACGACGATGTCGTGTTCGATCGCGACATGCTTGACCGCATGATCGCCGCGACCGATGCGACGCCGGCCCGACCTTGCATCATGGTCGGTTCGGTTCGCGGGGAAGATGGCGCGACAAGCTATGGCGGGTTCATGCGCGAGACCGGCTTGGGCGTGCGGCTGGCGCGCGTCGAGCCAGACGCTCACAGCAGCGTGCCGATTGCCACCTTCAATGCCAATTGCGTGCTCCTCGACGCGGCGGCGGTTGAGCGCCTCGACGGACTCGATCCAATATTTACCCATGCGCTGGCCGACATCGATCTCGGACTTCGCGCACGTTCGGCGGGCATTCCTGTGTGGCTCGCACCTGGCCATGTCGGTGCCTGCGCTCTCAATACGGGAACATTGATACCAGCGGTGCCGGTCGGCTGGCGCGCCTTTGTCCGGCGCGTTCTCTCGCCGAAGGGGCTGCCGTCGCGCGAGTGGATGCTGTATAACCGGCGCCACGCGGGGGCCTCTTGGCCGATTCCTTTCCTTGGCGCCTATGTGAAGCTAGCCGCTCGCTACGCCTTGTCACGATGGAAAAGTTTGACGTGAATTCACCGGCCCTCGCAAATCCCTCGGATATCCTGCTGAGGACGCGCCCGCTGTGGCTTGCGGGTTTCGCGTTGATATGCATCTCGCTGCTGTGGGCGTCGGTGCTGGGCGGAATGCTCATGCTCACTTTGATTGCAACGGCGCTGGCCGCCCCATCGCGGCGTGCCGAGATGCTCGCGCTCCTGGGAACGCTGACAGTCGTTGCATTTACGCTGTTCAAGCGGCCCGAGGGCGACGAATATTACTATCTGCTCTATATTGATCGCGTTCGCGGATATGGCGCCGGGTGGCTGACCCAAGACTCTATTTTCTCAGTGCGTGACACCGAGCCGCTGTTCAAATTATTCGTGTTCGTGGTGTCGAAGCTTGAATACGGAAAGCTGATTTTCATCGTGGTGCTGATCGGCGTCGTTTATTATCTTGCGACACGCAGCTTGGTCGCGGTTGCCAAGATCCTGAATGCCAATGCCGTACCGCTGCTGCTGGTAACGTTTCTCATCTCGATCAACGTGTTCGGTGCCGCCCAGCTAATGCGGCAGTATCTCGCGATGTCCATCGCTTGCGTGAGCATTGTCTTCATTTTTCAGGGCCGCGACCGGTGGGCGGTGATCGTCGTGCTGCTGAGTGCGACCGTGCACAATGCCAACGCGATCATCTTGCTTCCCGTGCTTGCCGCACTCGCGATCGAACGCTGGCCGCGGCTAACGCTGCTCGGTCTCGCCGCGGTCACATTGTTGGGATATTTTTATCTCAGCCGCACGCAAATTCTTATAGTCGGCGGCGCGACCGATGCAGAGCGGTGGCTGGCAGCGTTCGCCAAGGACGATGGCTCGATTCCGATCTGGCTGATCGCGTTGGACGGCGCGATGCTGGTCATGCTGACCTTCCTTTGGGCGACTGCACGTGGAACGGACCCGTATCTCCAGCGCTTCATCGGCTTCGCGCTTGGGTTGGCGGGCGCGGTCATCATCGTTTCCTCCCAAAGCCTGCTGTTCCTGCGGACCTATGTGGCGATCGAGTTCTTTCGGCCGTTCATGCTCCTCATGCTGCTGCGGCAGTTGCGCCTCGAGCGGGATGCGCTCGTAGGTACGGTGCTCGCACTGCTCGCCGTGGGATATTTCGTCTACCGCCTGAACAATGTGGTGTTCGACTACGGTGGCACCACGGAGGATATCGTCGGCATCGGCGTCGAGGATCTGCTCGCCAGGCTCCAGCTTTTCGACCTCAGATAGATTCAGCATTTTGGCGGGCGCAGCTTCGCTCGTCGGTTTTGGGCTGGTGGCATCCGCTCCGCAGGAAGGCCTGGGCGGAGATAGAGCCGCATCTTCCTGAAAGCCGCGCGTGGATGATCGCTGGGTGATCTCGGGTATCTTGCATGTACTCAAGACCGGCTGCCTATGGCCTGCCGACGACGAGCTACAGTTGCTGGGCCGGGCAGGGCATCTGGCAAAGATTGTTCGAGAAGATCGCAGCGGCTGGGCCGGTGCCGACGAACTGTCGATCGACAGCAGTCACGTCAAGGCACACCGCTCGGCAGCAGGCTCAAAAAGGGGGAGTGGCAAGAAGCGATCGGCCACTCGCGCGGTGGCAGGACCTGCAAGATCCACTGCCTGGCCGATGATCGCGGCAGACCGGTCGCCCTCGCGCTGACACCCGGCAACATTGCCGACATCTCGATGGCGATCCCGCTGCTGGAGGCCGCCAGACCCGCCCCCAGACTGCTCGCCGACAAGGCCTATGATGCCGGCAGTCTGCGCAACTGGCTCAGACGACACCGCATCAAGGCCGGTATCCCCTCCACCGCATCCCGCCGAAAGCCATACCCCCTCGACAAACGCATCTATCGACGCAGAAACGTCATCGAGCGCCTGTTCTGCCGCCTCAAGAACTGGCGACGCATCGCCACCCGATACGATCGACACGCCGCAAATTACCTCGCCGCCATCGCTCTCGTCGCCGCCGTTACCGAGTGGGTCAAATGAGTCCCCAACCTAGCTCGCCGATCTGGGAAGGATCGCCCGCATGCGTGTCCACAACGCGCGATATACCGGTTGATGCCAAAGCATGGCAGCGGCGACGATGCCGACAAGGGCGGGGCCCGCGGCGAACTGAATGAGCGTGGGAGCCGTGAGATGGATGGCAAACGCGATGCAAGCCGTAGCGCCGACAAGCATGGCCGAAGCAAGCGGGAGCGCTTCGAACGGGATGCAATCTCGCAGCGAAATGTGATGTTCGAGGTGAAACGCAATCAGTGTCACGCCTCCTCCAAGCGCAAGGCCAAGCGCCGAGCCGATCAGGACACCCGCTCCGCCGAATGCCAGGCCTAGAGCCCAAGCGAAGATCAGGTTGAGCACGCCTATCGTCAACTGGGCCGTGACCGCCCAGCGTAGGCGGCCGACTGCCAGATAGAGAAAGTAAGAGGGCCCCACCATCGTATTTGCCCACCAGCCGAGCCAGCAAAGCGTAGCGATCGCCAGGAAGGCAGGCTCGAAATGCCCGAGCCAGAGCGTGAGTACAAACGGCAGGGCTGCACCGATCACGCCGTAATAAGCGAATGCCGTCACGAACAGGAACCTGAACGACTGGATATATACGCGGCGCACGTCCCCGTGCCGGTCGGAAGAGGTTTCGAGACGTCCGGCGACGAACGGAACCAGCGCGTTGTACGCCGAGACGATCATGGACCGGAACTGCAGCATCATCCGGTTCGCCATTTCATAATAGCCGGTAAAGGCCAGTCCACCGAAATAGGTGAGCAGCACTTTCACGGTGGGATCGAACAGCAACTGGCCCACCGCCGCTACCTGCAAGCCGCCACCGTATTTGACCAGTTCGCGCGCCCGCTTCCGATCCCATGTCCACCAGGCGGCAAGCGGTTGACGTATCTGGCGGATTGCGATCACGGCGGCGACGACAAGCGTAAAACAAGCGGTGATGATCTGAACCGGACCAAGACCCAACACTCCATGCGCCGGCACCAGGACGAGCGCTGCAACGAGTTGGACGATCGAACCGCCCAATTGCGTCGTTGCGCGCAGGTCCATGCGCTGCATCCCGTCCAGTGCGCTGAGGAACACGTTCGCAATCGTCGTCAGCACGAGGGAGGCGACGGCGTAGCGCAGCAGAACCAGGCCGTTGGGTAGCATCTCCTGAGGAAGGGCTTTCTCGAGCCCAATCTGAAAAATAGGATAGAGGAGTGCCGACGCGAGCAAGATCATTCCGGTGACGAGCGCGAGCGACATACCGATAGTCACGGCAGCCTTGCGGCCATCTCCGCGGCCCAGATCGGCGGCCACGAAGCGCACGACACCGCCGCCAAGCCCCATTTCCGAAAGACGGGCGACCGAGGTGCTGGCCATTACCAGCGACCACAAACCGACGTCCGCGATCGTGATGAAATGGATAAGTACGCGATACAGTGCAAACAGCAGAACCGCTGATATGCCGACCTGAGCAACCGAAAAGGCTGCGTTTCGGCCGAGTATGCCGAGGCTCATTCGGTCTCTCGGGTAAACTGTACCAGGAAATGGTCCATCGCGGTGGGCCAGAGGACCGGATATCCCAGCTTCTCTTCGTGAGAAACCTTTCCACGGATGCGCCGCAGCGAGGATATTAGCCAAGGCGCGGCGATGAAGAGAACGTTCTTCAACGAATCGAGGGCGCGCCGGGCCGGGCCACCAGTGGCGCGGCGATACCGGACAATGCTCTCGACTATCAGACCCGTCTTCCCGGCGGCGGCATCACACCAGCTCGGATTCAAGAATACGAGGTGCTCCGCGCAGATGCAGTAGGCATTGCGCGACTTGAGCAAGCGGAACGGAAACGAATCGGTGTTGCCGGTGGCGACGATGAGTTTGCCCCCGGGTCGCAGCGATTCGCTGCATGCGTGGAGCAACGCGAGGGGGTCGGAAACATGTTCGAAGATGTCGAAGGCGGTGATCGCATCGAATGACGCGGGATTGTCCGCGAGCGCCGTGAAATCGTGGCCGACTATTTTCACGCCACTCTCGCCCGCGCGCGTGGCAGCGGCCCGATTCACTTCGATGCCGTAACGATCCCAACGCTCTCCAATGCTCTCCAGAAACCGGCCGTCATAGCATCCAAGGTCGAGAATCTTTCCAGATTCTGGCAAAGCCGACTTGGCTAGACTCCAATCAACGCGTTCCTCGAGCGGCGTTTCCCACGCCTCGGCGGTGCCGGTATCATATAACTTATCAAGTTGCGCCTTCGACAGGCTGGGTGCGCGATACCAGAGGCTGCAGCCGAGGCACTGCCACAACTGGCCTCCGGGGATAGGATCGACGGGGGTGCCGGCAAATTCGACAGCAGCGGGTATCGGTCCGAGCAGTTTTCGACGATCCGAATCGCAGCTAGGGCAATTGGCTGTCGACGCTTGTCGAGGGGTCATTGGCGAAGAAAGACTGCGTCAATGTACAAGACTTTTCCACCCTCGCCATAAACCTGGTTGAGGTTTCCGGAGTAGCTCATGCCACCGGCGCGCGCCAAATCCAGGACCTCCTCGAAGGTGCTCTGACCCTCGTAGAGGGATTCGAGGCATATTTCGGTGATGATGCCGTTCGCACGGGCGATCGTGCCAGGAGCGCCGCGCAGCACAGCGGCTTCGAAACCCTGAACGTCCAGCTTCAACAGCAGGTTATCGCCGATATCGTCCTTCAATCCTGAAACGAAGTCATCGAGGCGCTGAATCTCCACAGACTGTGAAGACTGATCCTTGGTTACCGGATACAGATCGTGCGAAATATCCGTTGTCTTAAGCAACGAAGAGGATGGTGTATGATGTGGATGAACCGCCATCTCGACCGACCCAGCAGAATCACCTAAGGCAATATGAACCGGAACGGCGTTGCCGTCGGCATCGCACCAGCTTTTGAGCTTCGCATAAGCGGCGTCCACCGGCTCGAAACAATATAGTTTGCTCGAAGGGAAGCGACGACGAGCTTCTCGCGCGAATTGACCTTCGTTTGCGCCGATATCGAAGATCGTCGTGAAAGGGAAATCGCCGAGCCCAAGATAGTGATGAAGCGGGTTTTGCGATTGCCTGATAACGTGAAGACCGAATTTCTCTGCGAAATTGCGCGCGGCACTCTTCAAAGTCATCGTGTCACTTATCCTTGGCAAATCGAGCGCCTGTCGCAGACGCTGTAGCTAGCGACCGGTCGAGATACAAGGCACCCCGAAGGGTGCCTCAATCGACATGAAGCCACCACGATTCCGTTTGCAGAACCTCGACGTCGGCGCAGGCTCGATCGGCTGAATACCGGACGCAATAAAAAAGTGACGGCCCGAAGGGGCCGTCACTTCTAATTCCGGAAAATCCGAACAGACTAGGGGCTGTCGGGATCGTCGTCGTTGTTGGCGAGCGCAATAGCGCCGCCGATGATTGCGGCAGTGGCGAGCACGCCGATGATCACGGCCGGGGCCAGATCGCTATCCTTTTCGCTCGCCGTCGAGGCGCGCGAAAGCGACAGCTTGGAGGCCGGAGCCGCCACAACCGGGGTGGCGGCCATTGTAACGACCGCAGCCGCCGTAAGAAGCTTTGACAACATTATTCTACTCCCTCTTCGAGCTCCGGTGCTCTCGTCAGCCGACCCTATGACATAGGAGCCCGCTGACAGCAACACCTCAAAATCCAAGCTCACGACAAACTTAGCGATGCCGTTGCTCGAACGCAACACTGGTTCGGTTGGCCCGAACTCTCTGCTCACGATGCACGACCCGTGTCGCGAGCACACGCACTTTCATAACGCGCTGCAGCATTAGTGCCAAGGGGGTTAACGTAGGATGACCCGAATGTTCTGAATGCCCCAAGCGGCTGTTGCGCGGGCGGGGCACGCGGCGGACCTGTCGATTGCGGGAACCGACGGAGCGTGACTAAAGGGGGTATGGCATGCCTCCTCCGCTACACGGCTCGATATGTTTGCAGGTTCCTCGTCTGGGCAATGGCGGCGGCGTCGTGTTTTGGCGCCGTAGCCGCGGCGGCAGAGGCGAAGCAGGCGGCGGATGTCTTCGAGGCCGTCAGAAAGGCAGATCTGGATCTGGGGCGAATCGGCTGGAAGCTGGCCACTGCCAACGCCGCGCTCTGCGACCGCCTCGAGCCCGGGCTAGGTTTTCAGCTCCACACGCTCGACCAGTTCGATGATTCGTCTCGCGATGCGGCGCGAAAGCACTTTGGATTTGCGTCAGCGGTTGCTGTCGAAGGCATATTTCCGGGGAGTCCAGCCGAGCGCGCGGGTCTTCATGTGGACGATTCGCTCCTGCATGTCGGAAACGTCGACATCGCAGCGATTGCGGGAAAGAGCGGGACGACCCAGCGGCTCGTTGCTACGCAACTGG
Protein-coding regions in this window:
- a CDS encoding EpsG family protein, with the translated sequence MEKFDVNSPALANPSDILLRTRPLWLAGFALICISLLWASVLGGMLMLTLIATALAAPSRRAEMLALLGTLTVVAFTLFKRPEGDEYYYLLYIDRVRGYGAGWLTQDSIFSVRDTEPLFKLFVFVVSKLEYGKLIFIVVLIGVVYYLATRSLVAVAKILNANAVPLLLVTFLISINVFGAAQLMRQYLAMSIACVSIVFIFQGRDRWAVIVVLLSATVHNANAIILLPVLAALAIERWPRLTLLGLAAVTLLGYFYLSRTQILIVGGATDAERWLAAFAKDDGSIPIWLIALDGAMLVMLTFLWATARGTDPYLQRFIGFALGLAGAVIIVSSQSLLFLRTYVAIEFFRPFMLLMLLRQLRLERDALVGTVLALLAVGYFVYRLNNVVFDYGGTTEDIVGIGVEDLLARLQLFDLR
- a CDS encoding glycosyltransferase family 2 protein codes for the protein MRSTIAVVLTVHNRRDKTEAMLRTLIEQPNSAFPLHFYITDDGSNDGSAEAVLAVTPNAKILPGDGSLFWAGGMRLALDAARQDGHALYLLVNDDVVFDRDMLDRMIAATDATPARPCIMVGSVRGEDGATSYGGFMRETGLGVRLARVEPDAHSSVPIATFNANCVLLDAAAVERLDGLDPIFTHALADIDLGLRARSAGIPVWLAPGHVGACALNTGTLIPAVPVGWRAFVRRVLSPKGLPSREWMLYNRRHAGASWPIPFLGAYVKLAARYALSRWKSLT
- a CDS encoding lipopolysaccharide biosynthesis protein, which produces MSLGILGRNAAFSVAQVGISAVLLFALYRVLIHFITIADVGLWSLVMASTSVARLSEMGLGGGVVRFVAADLGRGDGRKAAVTIGMSLALVTGMILLASALLYPIFQIGLEKALPQEMLPNGLVLLRYAVASLVLTTIANVFLSALDGMQRMDLRATTQLGGSIVQLVAALVLVPAHGVLGLGPVQIITACFTLVVAAVIAIRQIRQPLAAWWTWDRKRARELVKYGGGLQVAAVGQLLFDPTVKVLLTYFGGLAFTGYYEMANRMMLQFRSMIVSAYNALVPFVAGRLETSSDRHGDVRRVYIQSFRFLFVTAFAYYGVIGAALPFVLTLWLGHFEPAFLAIATLCWLGWWANTMVGPSYFLYLAVGRLRWAVTAQLTIGVLNLIFAWALGLAFGGAGVLIGSALGLALGGGVTLIAFHLEHHISLRDCIPFEALPLASAMLVGATACIAFAIHLTAPTLIQFAAGPALVGIVAAAMLWHQPVYRALWTRMRAILPRSAS
- a CDS encoding WecB/TagA/CpsF family glycosyltransferase, with product MIARKLVFGFDIVQADADELARALLDQAQERRGTRVVCINPHSIETAQNDAEFDSALRNADVRLCDGVGIVVAAGLFLRQRLKRLTGPALFTAVNTELGRRGGSVLLLGGVGEWNERLLAQLVEQNPGLRATAYAPPFKSRFEPEDINAMQDEIDRCKPDVLWVGVGSPKQEKLMAMLDGPSFGVAGAVGAAFDFSSGRVKRAPSIVRNLGLEWAYRLMQQPRRLGARTFRSAPRFLALAYKLRGARE
- a CDS encoding class I SAM-dependent methyltransferase — translated: MWQCLGCSLWYRAPSLSKAQLDKLYDTGTAEAWETPLEERVDWSLAKSALPESGKILDLGCYDGRFLESIGERWDRYGIEVNRAAATRAGESGVKIVGHDFTALADNPASFDAITAFDIFEHVSDPLALLHACSESLRPGGKLIVATGNTDSFPFRLLKSRNAYCICAEHLVFLNPSWCDAAAGKTGLIVESIVRYRRATGGPARRALDSLKNVLFIAAPWLISSLRRIRGKVSHEEKLGYPVLWPTAMDHFLVQFTRETE